A window of Festucalex cinctus isolate MCC-2025b chromosome 6, RoL_Fcin_1.0, whole genome shotgun sequence contains these coding sequences:
- the med28 gene encoding mediator of RNA polymerase II transcription subunit 28: MASSLSGMFPGQQPPTAHPVAGAGGPGQPGFPVPGNRSQGSNTLVDELEASFEACFASLVSQDYVNGTDQEEIRTGVDQCIQKFLDVARQTECFFLQKRLQLSVQKPEQVVKEDVSELRNELQRKEMLVQKHLSKLHHWQQVLEDVSVQHRKPSDLPPPGPLAFLEQASASLPPAPLKPN, translated from the exons ATGGCGTCGTCCCTGAGCGGTATGTTTCCCGGACAGCAACCACCCACCGCGCACCCCGTCGCAGGCGCAGGTGGCCCGGGCCAGCCTGGTTTCCCCGTACCGGGTAACCGGAGCCAGGGAAGCAATACGCTGGTGGATGAGCTGGAAGCCTCGTTCGAG GCATGTTTCGCATCTTTAGTAAGCCAAGACTACGTGAACGGAACTGACCAGGAGGAGATCCGAACCG GCGTGGACCAATGCATACAAAAGTTCCTGGACGTGGCCCGGCAGACGGAGTGCTTCTTCTTGCAGAAGAGGCTGCAGCTGTCTGTGCAGAAACCAGAGCAAGTGGTCAAAGAG GACGTGTCCGAGTTGCGCAACGAGCTCCAGAGGAAGGAGATGCTGGTGCAGAAGCATTTGTCCAAGCTGCACCACTGGCAGCAAGTGCTGGAGGACGTCAGCGTGCAGCACCGCAAGCCCAGCGACCTGCCGCCGCCCGGACCCTTGGCCTTCCTGGAGCAGGCCTCGGCCAGCTTGCCCCCCGCCCCTTTAAAGCCAAACTAA
- the klhl2 gene encoding kelch-like protein 2 isoform X1 — translation MVHAAGPSVLPLNTSGIMDTHPLCTRLCPHALDKEDGVEKQGAVTLNPRHMRKAFKVMNELRSQSLLCDVTIVAEDVEITAHRVVLAAGSQYFHAMFTGEMAESRAKRVRIKEMDGWTLGLLVDYIYTAEIQVTEENVQALLPAAGLLQLNEVKKACCDFLSSQLHPSNCLGIRAFADLHACSQLLTQANCYAEQHFTEVVGSEEFLNLGMEQVSSLIASDKLTIPTEEKVFESVIAWVNHDKDVRQEHLAHLMEHVRLPLLTREYLVQRVEEESLIKNSSACKDYLIEAMKYHLLPADQRALMKTARTRMRTPACCPKVMVVVGGQAPKAIRSVECYDFEEQRWYQVAELPTRRCRAGVVYVGTCVYAVGGFNGSLRVRTVDCYDPVMDRWTSVSSMQDRRSTLGAAVLNGLLYAVGGFDGSTGLSTVEAYNSKTDEWFHVLPMSTRRSSVGVGVVNGILYAVGGYDGATRQCLSTVEAYNPKSNTWSYIAEMGTRRSGAGVGVLKGLLYAVGGHDGPLVRKSCEVFDPASNSWRQVADMNMCRRNAGVCAVNNLLYVVGGDDGSCNLASVEFYNPTSDKWTLLPSCMSTGRSYAGAQQTKIFIKNEIEVVFPN, via the exons ATGGTGCATGCCGCTGGGCCAAGTGTGCTGCCGTTGAATACAAGCGGAATCATGGACACGCATCCACT GTGCACAAGGCTTTGCCCGCACGCTCTGGACAAAGAAGATGGCGTGGAGAAACAAGGTGCGGTCACGCTCAACCCTCGACACATGAGGAAGGCCTTCAAAGTGATGAATGAGCTGCGCAG TCAAAGCTTGTTGTGCGACGTCACCATCGTAGCGGAGGACGTGGAGATCACCGCTCACCGCGTGGTGCTCGCCGCCGGCAGCCAGTACTTCCACGCCATGTTCACAG GTGAGATGGCCGAGAGTCGAGCCAAACGCGTGAGGATCAAGGAGATGGACGGCTGGACTCTGGGACTCCTGGTGGACTACATCTACACTGCCGAGATACAAGTCACAGAGGAGAATGTGCAG gCTCTGCTGCCGGCCGCGGGTCTGCTGCAGCTGAACGAGGTGAAGAAGGCGTGCTGCGACTTCCTGAGCTCGCAGCTGCACCCGTCCAACTGCTTGGGCATACGAGCCTTCGCGGACCTCCACGCCTGCTCGCAGCTTCTCACGCAGGCCAACTGCTACGCAG aGCAACACTTCACCGAGGTGGTCGGCAGCGAGGAGTTCCTCAATCTGGGCATGGAGCAGGTTTCCAGCCTCATCGCCAGCGACAAACTCACCATTCCCACGGAGGAGAAG GTCTTTGAATCGGTCATCGCGTGGGTCAACCACGACAAAGATGTGCGCCAGGAGCACTTGGCCCACCTGATGGAGCACGTGCGGCTTCCCCTGCTCACCAGAGAATACCTGGTGCAG CGCGTGGAGGAGGAGTCCCTCATCAAGAACAGCAGCGCGTGTAAGGACTACTTGATTGAGGCCATGAAGTACCACCTGCTGCCCGCTGACCAGCGAGCGCTTATGAAGACGGCGCGTACGCGCATGCGGACACCTGCCTGTTGCCCGAAG GTGATGGTGGTGGTCGGCGGCCAGGCGCCCAAGGCCATCCGCAGTGTTGAATGTTACGACTTTGAGGAGCAGCGTTGGTACCAAGTGGCCGAGCTGCCCACACGCAGGTGCAGAGCAG GCGTGGTGTACGTGGGCACGTGCGTGTACGCCGTGGGGGGCTTCAACGGTTCCCTGCGCGTGCGCACGGTGGATTGTTACGACCCTGTAATGGACCGCTGGACCAGCGTCAGCAGCATGCAAGACCGCCGATCCACACTAGGGGCCGCCGTGCTCAATGGACTTTTGTACGCTGTGGGGGGCTTCGACGGAAGCACAG GTCTGTCCACCGTTGAGGCGTACAACTCCAAGACGGACGAGTGGTTCCACGTGTTGCCCATGAGCACGCGACGTAGCAGCGTGGGAGTGGGTGTTGTTAATG GGATCCTGTATGCCGTCGGTGGTTACGACGGAGCCACTCGGCAATGTCTGAGCACGGTGGAAGCATACAACCCCAAAAGCAACACGTGGAGCTACATTGCTGAAATGGGCACGCGGCGCAGCGGCGCAG GCGTGGGCGTGCTGAAGGGTTTGCTCTACGCCGTTGGCGGCCACGACGGCCCCTTGGTGAGGAAGAGCTGCGAAGTATTCGACCCGGCCTCCAACAGCTGGCGGCAGGTGGCCGATATGAACATGTGTCGCCGTAACGCAG GCGTATGCGCCGTCAACAACCTGCTGTACGTGGTGGGCGGCGACGACGGCAGCTGCAATCTGGCGTCGGTGGAGTTCTACAACCCCACCTCGGACAAGTGGACGCTGCTGCCCAGCTGCATGAGCACGGGACGCAGTTATGCAG GAGCGCAGCAGACCAAAATATTTATCAAAAACGAGATAGAGGTTGTATTCCCAAACTAG
- the klhl2 gene encoding kelch-like protein 2 isoform X2 has product MVHAAGPSVLPLNTSGIMDTHPLCTRLCPHALDKEDGVEKQGAVTLNPRHMRKAFKVMNELRSQSLLCDVTIVAEDVEITAHRVVLAAGSQYFHAMFTGEMAESRAKRVRIKEMDGWTLGLLVDYIYTAEIQVTEENVQALLPAAGLLQLNEVKKACCDFLSSQLHPSNCLGIRAFADLHACSQLLTQANCYAEQHFTEVVGSEEFLNLGMEQVSSLIASDKLTIPTEEKVFESVIAWVNHDKDVRQEHLAHLMEHVRLPLLTREYLVQRVEEESLIKNSSACKDYLIEAMKYHLLPADQRALMKTARTRMRTPACCPKVMVVVGGQAPKAIRSVECYDFEEQRWYQVAELPTRRCRAGVVYVGTCVYAVGGFNGSLRVRTVDCYDPVMDRWTSVSSMQDRRSTLGAAVLNGLLYAVGGFDGSTGLSTVEAYNSKTDEWFHVLPMSTRRSSVGVGVVNGILYAVGGYDGATRQCLSTVEAYNPKSNTWSYIAEMGTRRSGAGVGVLKGLLYAVGGHDGPLVRKSCEVFDPASNSWRQVADMNMCRRNAGVCAVNNLLYVVGGDDGSCNLASVEFYNPTSDKWTLLPSCMSTGRSYAGVTVIDKPL; this is encoded by the exons ATGGTGCATGCCGCTGGGCCAAGTGTGCTGCCGTTGAATACAAGCGGAATCATGGACACGCATCCACT GTGCACAAGGCTTTGCCCGCACGCTCTGGACAAAGAAGATGGCGTGGAGAAACAAGGTGCGGTCACGCTCAACCCTCGACACATGAGGAAGGCCTTCAAAGTGATGAATGAGCTGCGCAG TCAAAGCTTGTTGTGCGACGTCACCATCGTAGCGGAGGACGTGGAGATCACCGCTCACCGCGTGGTGCTCGCCGCCGGCAGCCAGTACTTCCACGCCATGTTCACAG GTGAGATGGCCGAGAGTCGAGCCAAACGCGTGAGGATCAAGGAGATGGACGGCTGGACTCTGGGACTCCTGGTGGACTACATCTACACTGCCGAGATACAAGTCACAGAGGAGAATGTGCAG gCTCTGCTGCCGGCCGCGGGTCTGCTGCAGCTGAACGAGGTGAAGAAGGCGTGCTGCGACTTCCTGAGCTCGCAGCTGCACCCGTCCAACTGCTTGGGCATACGAGCCTTCGCGGACCTCCACGCCTGCTCGCAGCTTCTCACGCAGGCCAACTGCTACGCAG aGCAACACTTCACCGAGGTGGTCGGCAGCGAGGAGTTCCTCAATCTGGGCATGGAGCAGGTTTCCAGCCTCATCGCCAGCGACAAACTCACCATTCCCACGGAGGAGAAG GTCTTTGAATCGGTCATCGCGTGGGTCAACCACGACAAAGATGTGCGCCAGGAGCACTTGGCCCACCTGATGGAGCACGTGCGGCTTCCCCTGCTCACCAGAGAATACCTGGTGCAG CGCGTGGAGGAGGAGTCCCTCATCAAGAACAGCAGCGCGTGTAAGGACTACTTGATTGAGGCCATGAAGTACCACCTGCTGCCCGCTGACCAGCGAGCGCTTATGAAGACGGCGCGTACGCGCATGCGGACACCTGCCTGTTGCCCGAAG GTGATGGTGGTGGTCGGCGGCCAGGCGCCCAAGGCCATCCGCAGTGTTGAATGTTACGACTTTGAGGAGCAGCGTTGGTACCAAGTGGCCGAGCTGCCCACACGCAGGTGCAGAGCAG GCGTGGTGTACGTGGGCACGTGCGTGTACGCCGTGGGGGGCTTCAACGGTTCCCTGCGCGTGCGCACGGTGGATTGTTACGACCCTGTAATGGACCGCTGGACCAGCGTCAGCAGCATGCAAGACCGCCGATCCACACTAGGGGCCGCCGTGCTCAATGGACTTTTGTACGCTGTGGGGGGCTTCGACGGAAGCACAG GTCTGTCCACCGTTGAGGCGTACAACTCCAAGACGGACGAGTGGTTCCACGTGTTGCCCATGAGCACGCGACGTAGCAGCGTGGGAGTGGGTGTTGTTAATG GGATCCTGTATGCCGTCGGTGGTTACGACGGAGCCACTCGGCAATGTCTGAGCACGGTGGAAGCATACAACCCCAAAAGCAACACGTGGAGCTACATTGCTGAAATGGGCACGCGGCGCAGCGGCGCAG GCGTGGGCGTGCTGAAGGGTTTGCTCTACGCCGTTGGCGGCCACGACGGCCCCTTGGTGAGGAAGAGCTGCGAAGTATTCGACCCGGCCTCCAACAGCTGGCGGCAGGTGGCCGATATGAACATGTGTCGCCGTAACGCAG GCGTATGCGCCGTCAACAACCTGCTGTACGTGGTGGGCGGCGACGACGGCAGCTGCAATCTGGCGTCGGTGGAGTTCTACAACCCCACCTCGGACAAGTGGACGCTGCTGCCCAGCTGCATGAGCACGGGACGCAGTTATGCAG GTGTGACAGTGATCGACAAGCCGTTATGA